The Chaetodon trifascialis isolate fChaTrf1 chromosome 16, fChaTrf1.hap1, whole genome shotgun sequence genome includes a region encoding these proteins:
- the rad50 gene encoding DNA repair protein RAD50, translating into MSKIDKMSILGVRSFGIEDKDKQVITFFSPLTVLVGPNGAGKTTIIECLRYATSGELPPGSKGGAFVHDPKDAHETDVRAQIRLLFSDVNGEKVTIHRSMSCTQKAKNYTFKSLEQVITRYKDGEKVSLSSKCGELDREMISSLGVSKPVLNHVIFCHQEESNWPLSEGKALKDKFDSIFAATKYIKALDTMRQLRLKQSHTVKECQVELRYLKQNKEKAQQIRETVAAKESQLMASKDSVQQIENQIDPLENRLIDIDMKLGKVMKLDNDIKALESRKKQMEEDNKELEETMEQVFQGSDEQLQELYQNHQRTVREKERRLTDCQKELEKAGRECQRLNRVKADLLVEQGRLQLEADRHTQNIKNRDTQVRSLSTYLDMEGYDRPPFTALQLESFHGHVTRRLEQEKETISQVMMDLQEKEQQKQQSIDEMRDKKTGLERTVELKRDLQGKKQQELRNVRAELQRLEGSSSRLQELDSELAKVERELQSTVQSSNVEELKAEVVELQREKAELDRTQRQLDKEMEMLNMHTTARTQMDMLKREKTDKEEQVRKIKSRHSEDLVLLLGHFPNKRELEDWIYAKSKEVNGTRDKLAKLNKDLASSEQNKNHIAAEVRKKEQQLTNDQEKFFNVCGSQDLEQDLGKLQEDLEKISKQRAMLAGATAVYTQFISQLTEDREPCCPVCQRTFPSESDLQEVISDMQSKLRLVPDKLKNTEHDLKRKERRRDDMVALRPVRQSLIQLQEKELPELRNRLQTVNREIERLKGDVEEQETLLGTLMSEEETAKACLQDISLMDRYLMDLKEVERKIAQHAAKLQGVDMTRTTQQVSQEKQETQHKLDTTSSKMELKRKLIQDQQDQIQMLKSTVNETRAEKLQLSSDMQKQQQLEEQSVEFTTEIQALTRDIREAKEQLTPLSAALEKLQQEKQELVERKRQRQEEGQEKISGIKERVKAITTLEREVTKYVNEGKDEYKEQKETELQETNTQLHEAEKNKEKINKEMGNIRQDIDTQKVQERWLQDNLTLRKRVEELKEVVAKREVLLKDMGNMQVLQLRQERREAERKLEDLKKNRSIALGRQKGFEEEILHYRKELREDQYDKADERYKNKMITMRTTELVIKDLDLYYKALDQTIMKFHSMKMDEINKIIRDLWRSTYRGQDIEYVEIRSDVDENSSAGVRRRVYNYRVVMVKGDTALDMRGRCSAGQKVLASLIIRLALAETFCLNCGILALDEPTTNLDRDNIESLAHALVEIIKSRSRQRNFQLLIITHDEDFVELLGRSSYIEHFYRIRKNQDQNSEITKCSITSLSSYLH; encoded by the exons atgtcaaagataGACAAGATGAGTATCCTAGGGGTGAGGAGCTTTGGGATCGAGGATAAAGACAAACAAGTCATCACTTTTTTCAGTCCTCTGACTGTGCTGGTCGGACCCAACGGAGCGGGGAAAACG ACTATTATTGAGTGCCTGAGGTATGCAACATCAGGGGAACTTCCTCCTGGATCTAAAGGAGGTGCTTTTGTTCATGATCCAAAG GACGCCCATGAGACGGATGTGCGAGCACAGATTCGACTCTTATTCAGTGACGTCAATGGAGAGAAAGTGACTATCCATCGCTCCATGTCGTGCACTCAGAAGGCAAAGAACTACACTTTCAAAAGCTTGGAGCAGGTCATTACCAGATATAA AGACGGCGAGAAGGTGAGCTTGTCTTCAAAGTGCGGCGAACTGGACCGGGAGATGATTTCTTCACTGGGTGTGTCGAAGCCTGTGCTGAATCATGTCATCTTTTGTCACCAAGAAGAGTCTAACTGGCCGCTTAGTGAGGGCAAAGCACTCAAAGACAAGTTTGACTCCATCTTCGCTGCAACCAA ATATATCAAAGCTCTGGACACGATGCGTCAGCTGCGTCTCAAACAGAGTCACACAGTCAAAGAGTGTCAGGTGGAGCTGCGCTACCTGAAGCAGAACAAGGAGAAAGCCCAGCAGATTAGAGAGACGGTTGCCGCCAAGGAGTCTCAGCTGATGGCCTCTAAGGACAGCGTCCAGCAGATAGAGAACCAGATTGATCCACTGGAG AATCGACTGATAGATATTGACATGAAACTGGGTAAAGTGATGAAGCTGGACAACGACATCAAGGCTTTAGAGAGTAGGaagaaacagatggaggaggacaacaaggagctggaggaaacaATGGAACAG GTGTTCCAGGGTTCagatgagcagctgcaggagcttTACCAGAACCACCAGAGGACGGTGAGGGAGAAGGAGCGGAGGCTGACAGACTGCCAGAAGGAACTGGAGAAAGCTGGTCGGGAGTGTCAGAGACTCAACAGAGTCAAGGCTGATCTGCTGGTGGAGCAAG GTCGTCTACAGCTGGAGGCCGACCGCCACACTCAAAACATCAAGAACCGGGACACTCAG GTTCGCTCTTTGTCGACCTATTTGGATATGGAGGGTTATGACCGACCGCCCTTTACTGCTCTGCAGCTTGAGAGCTTTCATGGGCACGTCACACGGAGACTGGAGCAGGAAAAAGAGACAATCAGTCAGGTTATG ATGGACCTGCAGGAAaaggagcagcagaagcagcagtcCATTGATGAAATGAGGGATAAGAAGACTGGCCTGGAGAGAACTGTGGAGTTGAAGAGAGACTTGCAGGGAAAGAAGCAGCAGGAACTGAGGAACGTCagggcagagctgcagaggctggagggTTCATCCAGTCGGCTGCAAGAGCTGGACAGTGAGCTGGCTAAAGTG gaGCGCGAGCTTCAGAGCACAGTTCAGAGCTCCAacgtggaggagctgaaggcagAGGTTGTGGAgcttcagagagaaaaagctgAACTTGACCGCACACAGAGACAGCTCGACAAAGAGATGGAAATGCTCAACATGCACACCACCGCACGCACACAGATGGACATGCTGAAAAGGGAAAAG ACAGACAAGGAGGAGCAGGTACGTAAGATCAAGTCTCGGCACAGCGAGGATCTGGTGTTGTTACTGGGCCACTTTCCCAAcaagagagagctggaggactGGATCTATGCCAAGTCTAAGGAAGTTAACGGTACCAGGGACAAACTTGCCAAATTGAA TAAGGACCTGGCATCAAGTGAGCAGAACAAAAACCACATTGCTGCTGAGGTACGCAAGAAGGAGCAGCAGTTAACCAACGACCAGGAGAAGTTCTTCAATGTGTGTGGCAGTCAGGATCTGGAGCAGGACCTGGGCAAACTGCAAGAAGATCTGGAGAAGATCTCCAAACAAAGAG CCATGTTAGCTGGAGCCACAGCAGTGTACACCCAGTTCATCAGCCAGCTGACGGAGGACAGAGAGCCCTGCTGCCCTGTGTGCCAGCGGACGTTCCCCTCAGAGTCTGATCTGCAGGAAGTTATCAGCGACATGCAGTCCAAACTCCGCCTGGTGCCAGacaagctgaaaaacacagagcacgacctgaagaggaaggagaggaggagagatgacatGGTGGCTCTCAGACCTGTCAG ACAGTCCCTTATACAGCTTCAGGAAAAGGAGTTGCCTGAGTTGAGAAACCGCCTGCAGACTGTGAACAGGGAAATTGAGAGGCTTAAGGGTGAcgtggaggagcaggagactCTGCTTGGTACCCTGatgtcagaggaggaaacagccaAGGCCTGCCTGCAGGACATATCTCTCATGGACAGATACCTG ATGGACCTtaaagaggtggagaggaaaatCGCTCAGCATGCAGCCAAACTCCAGGGAGTAGACATGACCAGAACCACCCAGCAAGTCAGTCAGGAGAAACAAGAAACTCAGCACAAGCTAGATACCA CCTCCAGCAAGATGGAGCTGAAGCGTAAGCTGATCCAGGACCAGCAGGATCAGATTCAGATGCTGAAAAGTACCGTGAATGAGACGAGAGCAGAGAAGCTCCAGCTGAGCAGCGAtatgcagaaacagcagcagctggaggagcagagtgtCGAGTTCACCACTGAAATACAGGCTTTAACCAGGGACATCAGG GAAGCGAAGGAACAGCTGACccctttgtctgctgctctggagaagctgcagcaggagaagcaggagctggtggagcgcaagaggcagaggcaggaagAGGGGCAAGAGAAG ATCAGTGGCAtcaaagagagagtgaaagcGATCACCACCTTGGAAAGAGAAGTCACCAAATACGTCAATGAAGGCAAAGACGAATACAAAGAG CAAAAAGAGACCGAGCTTCAAGAAACCAACACTCAGCTCCACGAGGCCGAgaagaataaagagaaaatcaaCAAGGAGATGGGAAACATCCGTCAGGACATAGACACTCAGAAG GTCCAGGAGCGTTGGCTGCAGGACAACCTGACTTTGAGAAAGCGCGTTGAGGAGTTGAAGGAGGTTGTTGCCAAACGTGAGGTTCTTCTCAAAGACATGGGCAACATGCAGGTCTTACAGCTACGCCA AGAACGACGTGAAGCAGAACGCAAGTTGGAAGACTTGAAGAAGAACCGCAGTATTGCGCTGGGTCGTCAAAAAGGCTTTGAGGAGGAGATACTGCATTACAG AAAAGAGCTGCGAGAAGATCAGTATGACAAAGCTGATGAGCGCTACAAAAACAAGATGATCACAATGAGGACCACAGAGCTGGTCATCAAAGACCTGGATCTCTACTACAAGGCCCTGGATCA AACCATCATGAAGTTCCACAGCATGAAGATGGATGAGATCAACAAGATTATCAGAGACCTGTGGCGCAGCACCTACAGGGGTCAAG ATATTGAGTACGTGGAGATCAGGTCTGATGTGGACGAAAACTCGTCTGCTGGAGTGAGGCGGAGGGTTTACAACTACAGAGTAGTTATGGTGAAAGGAGACACAGCTTTGGATATGAGAGGACGCTGCAGTGCCGGTCAGAAG GTGTTGGCATCCCTGATCATCCGCCTAGCTCTGGCAGAGACCTTCTGTCTGAACTGTGGGATCCTGGCCCTGGATGAGCCCACCACCAACCTCGACCGAGACAACATTGAGTCACTGGCACACGCCCTCGTAGA GATCATTAAGAGTCGCTCTCGCCAACGAAACTTCCAGCTGCTGATCATCACCCACGACGAAGACTTTGTGGAGCTGCTGGGCCGATCCAGCTACATCGAGCACTTCTACCGCATCCGTAAGAACCAGGACCAGAACTCTGAGATCACAAAGTGCAGCATCACCTCCCTTTCATCCTACCTCCACTGA